The DNA sequence CTCCATGCATTGTGAACTTTGTAGTCTCCAAGCTCCAAGACAATGCCGATTGGGCTCTGCAATGCCCTATGACAACCTGTACCGGAACACTAGACCCTGACTACTGCCGGCCAATCCTTCCGAGACAGGTTTTTGATTCGTGGATGAATGCATTGTGTTATCAGATTGAGCAATCTTCTTATGGTGCCGAAAGCAGTAATAGTGGTACTACTTTTACATGTGATTTTTGTGTTGAGGAAAAGCATCTGAGTGACTCGTTTAGTGTCAAAGATTGCAGCCATTTTTACTGCCACCAATGCATCGTCAATTTTGTGGTGTCAAAGCTGGAGGACAATGTGACCTCCATTGTGTGCCCCGAGCCAGGCTGCAGAGGAGTGCTAGACCTGCAGTACTGTCAGCCAATTCTCCCGAAAGATGTTCTTGATTGGTGGGGGAAGGCCTTGTGtgaaaatgttattttggggtCGGAGAACAATGACAAGTATTTCTACTGTCCCTTCAAGGATTGCTCGGCACTGCTGGTTGTTGATGATCCGGAGGATGAGCATGACATATACAAGTCTCGGTGTCCTCATTGCAAAAGAGAGGTATGCTTGAATTGCAAGGTTCCTTGGCATACGGAGTTCAACTGCGACAAGTTTCAGAAATTGAGAGACAAGGGTGAAGATGAGATGGTGAAGGAGCTTGCCAAGAAAAAGAAGTGGAGCAAGTGCCCAAAATGCAACTACTATGTTGAGAAAAAAGAGGGGTGCACTTACATTAAATGCAGGTTATGATCTAAATCCCTAAATTCTCTAGCTTTAATTTCCTTTGTTTAGTTCTCCATTGCTTTGGAAATCGAAATCCCTAATTTTACATATTCTTCATTGATGATCGAAGTTAATCACTACTATTAAATATTAATGATGGATTAAGTTTGAACTTTTGCAGGTGTAGGCATGCTTTCTGTTACAACTGTGGAATAGCAGCTGCCGTTGATGGTCCACATACATATCATTGTCCAAGCTGTAAAAAGTAATAGTCTTTGTTTAGGGGTCGATTGTTATGCTATTCGAAAGTGATCGTTTCTTGTTTTTGTGCCAAATGAAAACATTCAAATAGCGTTAAGCAATTTCGtttaacttgtttttgttttcaagaATAACCCAATTTTTTCTCATGAAACCATCTTTTTGCATTAGTTCTACAGATTGATGCAGGTGGTTAATTTGATTACAGAATAGAGGCCAGGGTAACCTATAGTTGTTATCAATTTCCTTTATGATTCAACACCACAAGAGTACTATTGAACCACTGCAAATGGAACCTAGTCACCTTAACTGAGATCGATAAacaaatatgtgtgtgtgtgtctgtgcaGTAGTCGTCTCAATATAGATCCTAGTTTCCAATCCAAGTCTTACATATACTCATCCACAAAAGTTAGATGCAATTCGAAAACATGCTTTACCTAAAACTCCagcacagtttttttttttttttcgctttcGATCAATGCTACCGTCATCCAAAAACTCTACTACATAGTAATGACAGTAGGAAACAATTTACCAGCAACCTAGGGAAATTCTGTAATTGATAATATGTACGGTACCTAATTGTTCTAGCACAACTTGAATTCATCTAATCTATTGAAGGTATGTCCATTGCGTTAGTTGTCAAATTCATCACTTATCTATCTTAATGTTTGATGACTTGATCAACTACTGTGATTTGATTTACAATTACCCACATCTTCCTCATATCATATTTTCGGTTGCTACTAGTTTTAGTTGAATCATGTTTGATGTGGTCTACCCACAATAGGTTACACGCACGAGATGGTTTATTGGCTATTATTGCTGACAGATAATTGATAATAGATTAGGAAGCAAGTACCTAGAACAATTAGGAAGCAAGTACCTCTATTCCAATTTAGAAAGGAAG is a window from the Rosa chinensis cultivar Old Blush chromosome 2, RchiOBHm-V2, whole genome shotgun sequence genome containing:
- the LOC112186131 gene encoding ATP-dependent RNA helicase DEAH12, chloroplastic; the encoded protein is MTTCTGTLDPDYCRPILPRQVFDSWMNALCYQIEQSSYGAESSNSGTTFTCDFCVEEKHLSDSFSVKDCSHFYCHQCIVNFVVSKLEDNVTSIVCPEPGCRGVLDLQYCQPILPKDVLDWWGKALCENVILGSENNDKYFYCPFKDCSALLVVDDPEDEHDIYKSRCPHCKREVCLNCKVPWHTEFNCDKFQKLRDKGEDEMVKELAKKKKWSKCPKCNYYVEKKEGCTYIKCRCRHAFCYNCGIAAAVDGPHTYHCPSCKK